TTACATAAGAAGGAAGGCATCAAGTGGCCCTGTGTTTCTGAATCTTCTTTTCAAGCTCTTCCTTCTTGGCTCCCACAATCCTATCCACTTCTTTCCCTTTCTTCACCAACACAAACGTTGGCATAGCCTGAACTCCAAATTCCTGGGCCACATCCTATCACACACACAAAATTCATCAAAACCCTAAATCAACATCAACCAAATTGACAATTAAATAACAGAGGGAAAAACACACACATACAGGCAATTCATCCACATCGATCTTGGCAAACTGGACATCAGTGAACTTGGCAGCCAAGGCTTTAACTTGTGGTTCAATTAACTTACAAGGTCCACACCACGATGCAGCAAAATCTACGACCATCTTCCCTCGAAATTTACACACAACCAAATATACTATCATACCCAGATCCCTATATCAAATTCTAATTAAGTAGATGTAGATAAATTGAGAGAATATGTACCAGCTGGGATAACTCTTTCATGGAATTGAAATGGAGCTGCCATCGCTCAGAGGAATGGAAAGTTGTGACTGCAGAATGATCCGCCGATGAGGAATCTTCGCCGGCGGCTGCAGCGTCTCCATTAAGAGCAGAGAATAAACCTCccattgctctctctctctctctctctctctctctttctcaaaCTACGGAGCAAGGTTCTCTTGGAAACTACAATCCGTAAGAGCCAGCTTTGCCTGGGCTTCGGATTTACCCCTTGGCAATTTATAAGGTGCACATGTATATGCGTGCAAGCCGGCTTCCTGGACAGGCTGGTCAATTCCTCTCAACCATTGACGTTAGAACAACGCAATTAAACTTGAAAGAGgcgagtaatttaaaaaaaaaaaaaaaattgactaaaaaaaaataataaaattaacgtatattttattataatttaaatgatttaattttttattattatataaaaattttaaataaaaataaaaatagacaaaaaaaataaaaacattttatcttaaattttaataattttaacatctttaaaaatttttaaaatataaaaattattatattttcattcTTATCATATTTAAGCAAATGTAAAGTTGTTAATAAATTATTGATATCATAATTTGAataattgttgagaaaaattGTATTTAAATCTTAAACTTATTAAAGGCTGTCTTCAAATTAAATTTGACacatttaataatttttcaaattatctttccaacaagattaattttccattattcttataaaaaaattaaaaaataatttctagaattttttaaattgtatttgatgaaattttgatcaaattaaattgattgaACTGATCTGTTAAGTGaagtttatttgattttaaaaacaCTAAATTACTCTTTTGAAAAAAATAACTTTATAGACTATAATCTATAATATTGGTAGTTGCTTAAAATGTCATATCTTTATTATTGCATATTTAGTCTTTTGAGTTTATTTCTTATTCAATTAGCTTATTAAtgcttatttttatattattagatGTTAACAAGAGCATGTAAAGAGCTTATGAAGTATAAAGAGATGAAttgaacataaaaaaaaaaaaaaaagtaaaatatacaTCAAGCATTTTAAAGCAAAAGGAGTTGAAATTTTGATGAGGACTTAGCCAATGACAAAATAGGCTTAGAGTTATCTTACTCATGGTATTTAGAGGCTAATGATGAAAAACGAATAGATTTGGACATCAATCCATGTTGAGCTTCTTTGGACAACTTTAATGGAGCTTGTATGTGATCCGCTATTTAGAATGTGAATCTAACATTGTGGGTTTAGATAGATGTTAGTTGATATATTTTGaggtgatttgtgaaaattgagagTAATTGAGCTAGATTACATTGAGTGTCATATGTTGAGTTTGTTTGAGCTCTATATGCTGAGTTATGTAGGACCAGGAGTTTAAGCCTTGATTTGtgagtttaattattttatttaaggcctaaaataaataaaataaaagtgtgTGGGTTCTcaaggtcgttcaagtagtagaTCTATATAAGGAGAATTGTTTTTAACTTGTTTTCCTACTTTAACTAGGATTCTTGAGAGAGTTTTAAGTCAGAATGCAACTAGGACTTTCAAGTCAAATTTGGAGTCTTAgttaacttattttttttatataaaaagagtCCAAAATACAGATATAGAGTTTTTCAATTCTCTTCTAATCATAGAGGCCAAATTTCCTGTTTGAGTATTCAAAGGTATCAACTGCTTGATCTAATTGCtgatgtgattttttttttcttcctttaggCCTATGGAGCACTTCTATATCCTTTGGAGTGTGTGGGAAGCCATGGAACATGTTGCTATGAGACTTTGATTTGAGTTTAATAAAATCCAGATTTATTCTATATTGAGTATCACTATTCTTTTGGTTTATGTTATGAATATTGAATGTATGGTTAGTTAGGGTGGCCAACTAATTAATTGTGCATAAAAACATATTGCTAAGTTAAGTTAATTTGAGAACGTAATAGCTTGAATAATGTGATTATAAGTAGCACATAATGATTTATTTCATTGTAAAGATGAATGTCTAAGTTAAATGAATCATATTGAATGAGTTTGTTACCTTCAATTGGGATGTCTTTCTAATGATTAATGTTaccattaaacttaattataagcTGCTCTAGTATTAAATTTGGTGCGATGGTAATAGATTAATTATAGAGCACTCCTGATTAATCTAATTTGTAAGGAAAGATAATGAAGTTATTaacttttataattaatttactcAATAAATTTGCATATTTAGTCAATGATTGATACATATTACATAGTGGATACACTTTCTCTATTAAATTTATTACAATTTGGTTGTATTGAGTATTTATAAGTGTTATTAGCTTTAGTTTATATTCTAGCATTCTCAATTTAGCTTCAGTAGTTTAACGAACACAAATCAAAACTCCCTTTTATTTTACTTAAACTGCTCTAGTATTAGATTGAGTGTGATGGTAAGGAATTAATTATAGAGCACTTCCTGGTTAATCTAATATCTGaggaaagataagaaaattgttaacTTCTATAGCCAATTTACTCAATTGAATAAATTTGCATATTTAATCAATGACTGATACATGTTACATGGTGGATACACCCTCTCTACTGAATTTGTTGTAATCTAGTTGTATTGAGTATTCATAAGTGTCATTAGCCTTAATTTATATTCTAGCATGTTTAGTTTAGCTTTAGTAGTTTAGTGAACACAAATCAAAACCTCCTTTTATTTTACTTTGCATATTCAGTTTGATAGATTAAGTGTTTATTTTGTCTGTTTCAAGTTTCTTTGTTTATTTGTATCTCTAAGATCtattttcttatttgtatttacTTATTCCCTGTGAGATCGACCTCTGTTTACCCTATACATAAATAGTTTaggtaaaatatttttaattggtGCATtcggcatatatatatatatatatatatatatattaaataataaaaaaattactatctaaaaaattttagtatttttaacatATTTTTCATAATAAGCATCCATTCTGATTTATCCTTATAAAGCATTCTAATAAGGATGACATTGGGTCAGATTTCTACTAGTACCCGATCTAACCCTAATAGGACGGGTTTAGATAGTGTGTAATCAGGTTTGTGTCGGGTtcgaatttaaaaaataatatctgtGGAGAATTTGGATTGAGTTCGAATTTTACATGTTGGGTATTTGTTACCCGAACTCATttattaaatacttaattaaatataaaatatatatttataataatactaGTTTTTTTAGAATGTGTATTGCACATTGTTTATactcattatttaatttttttatatataattttttattattttttaatctatgatataatattatcattaatGTATTGATTTTCAATcactaattaaatttatttattcattttcatAATACCACCTTATTGTACAATTATTAATGACACAAGTACTATGTTCATTTTAAAAATAGCATTAGTAATCTCTTATCTATAGTAAACTAATTATAATAAAactttaatcattttatatatttttgtatttaaaaaaaaacactataatttattaaatgatcATTACCAATTAGTTTTTAAGTTTTCATATTAGTCTTTAACATAAAAAATACAAATCAATTTTAGTTAGAAGTAACATAACCCTTCTCAAccttttaattaattagcttagggtttctttattttttttttaattttaaaatttttgtattttgctttaaatatattaatttttaataatcaattgAATTTAGTCATTCATTGTACTAAATTACACATTTGATATTTTGTTCATTCCACTCCCTCTTTTACTTTTATTtagtatattttaaatatattgtaTGTTGTCTGTGTTCATTGTACATActcattatttaattttctttatgtgTAATTTTagaaatagattttttttaattttaagatatttttaattcatttaaaatatatTGACTTTTAATAATGTATTAAATTTTATACTTCATTGTTTTAATAATAtttacttgtatatatatattttccttTTAATCTAAATAGGTTAGATAATTAGatgtatattttttttcttatatttttaacttttattttttgtaattcaactgatttaaatataaaaagaatAATAGCATACTTTGTATGATATCAAATATAAGAGGTTATTATTCTTTTAAACAATTATGTAACAGCTAAAGTAAAAATGCAAAGCTAACAATATACTCACTTGGAAATCTTTTTCAATGTGAATTTATTCTAAAGTTATCActagagaatatatatatatatatatatatatattactgtgTAAAAAGAATACCTCTAATATTTATTTATACATCAAGCATGCTTGTATACAAGTTCTTTATGGACTTAAACTTTTAAAATCCTTATCAAATAAGGATTAGGAATTGTCCAATTATCAAAAACTTAAAATCTTTATGAAATAAGGAATAAGAGTTGTCCTAGTaattagatttttattttaaattaattcaaatttttattttaaaattaattaaataataaatataattgagaattttaaatttatccaaattttaaaattaatttaaataataaagttgtaattaattttaagaatgaattaagaattttaagtttatatgaactctaaaattaagaattttaaatttgtatattttaaataataaaatgccattgtaattaattttaaaaatgaaggGCAATTTAGGTGAAGTCAATATTCTCCCCTCTTTCATACATTTACATATAACTAGTTTTTTTTCAAATATGCATTGTACATTTTCTATACTCATTGTATGTACTGTAATTTAAtgctttatatataattttttattaattttttatatgatatactattattataatatattaattattattatgatagtataataatttttattttttattacatataTGTTGTATGTGCacatattatttttagattaagttaatgaaaataaaagtatattaatgaaaataggaaactataaataaaaaatttattattataatataattttataattataagtgttttataaatatataaatttaactatttgtTATTTTGTTAGTTTATATAATTTTTGTGTTAAAGTTTTTCAATAATGAAATGCATGAGTTTATTAAGACTAATTAACTTTTagcattatataatttttttataaaacatatataattagcatgaaaaatctaaaatttttgtccaacaatatttttaatataatttcatataatgttaaatttttagttattttttatttcattttttaattttatttgataaaattaactaTGGACACTCATAGCAGTAAGTATCAAATATTattgatttttatttgatatataatatttcatatagttttatattttattatgatATGGAGACAAACTTTAAAAATAAGATTGATAGAACTAACTTATATTTTAATGCActaattaagaattttagaaatatatctataatttaaaatatatatatttattttatatgaaatatttttgaaatgaacttataaaaaattaaattaaaagaaaacgtcaaaaatattaacaaaagaaTTCATATGTTTGGTTAgtaaaaattagtttattttctttttaatttatgtaaattcaagtataattgtattaaaatacttttacgtAAATAATCATAAGATAGAGAtagaaatatattataatttattagaaaagtgatttatataaataaaatactttcatatttttataaataatataaattatgaaggtatttttataaaattatattttaaattatattttagtgaaaattcaattaaatagaatttaaatataagtaagactaagaattttagatttatgtaaattctaaaattatatagacaaataaattttaagttctaagaattttaaatttatataaatagtaaaattaaattaaataatagaaaatataattataaatattataaataatgaagGGCAATTTGAGTAAAGTCAATATTCCTCTCTCCCGTCACACATTTATATAGATATATTGATATATAGATatagatttataaattttatatattttattttaaataaaataaaatttaaataatttataaaattattaagatttaaaatataatttattaataaaaataaaattttatgtagattattaattaaaaaatataaaattaaatgagtttaggTTTTTTCAggtaataataattgaatttaagATGAGTTtggataattaaaaataaattttaatcgaatttgaAACGAGTTCGGGTTTTGAAAACATTAATCGAGTTTgaattcaaattgagtaattttcAGAAGCACTTTACCCATTTCCATCCCTAATTCTAATCAATTCCAATTTTGGATCCTACATAATTTATACCCGTGTTTTGTTTTTATAAAGAAATTTAAGCGGTGAAGGCTTCCAATTCAGAGCCATCTATTCCTTGTGTTTTAGAAAACATTCAATATGTGAATATTTTGCAATTAAATCAATGAAAAAATGTTATCAACTTAATATATCAAATTTTAAATCatgtgagataaaaaaaaaaacaattgtaATTAtagtcaattaaattaatttgcgacttctattattaatttttatttatatcatAACTgttgataatttattttttataataattgataaatttaatatatataaggTGTGGTACTCTGCTATATATTTCTAATTTATATAACtacataatttaattttatttaattatacgaAAAATTATATTACAACTactaatttaaaagaaatgttgccaaaaacaAATTAAATACATTTAAGCTTTTCACAAATCTAAAATTTTTGTataattttcactttttcaacctaAATATCTTACAAGAACTCAGTTAAAATTGTGATACTTTTAACGGTGGTTCATTTTCGTCACTAACCCATATGTATGtatatgtattttattttttacattaaaaaaaaaacataaatatcTCTTATTTCCGATTAGTATAATATCAATAACTCATTTTCTAATTAGTATAATATATgactttttttaaataaagacCTCTTTGAGATAATTTATTTTTGTTATataactttttaattttctttaaataaatagaattttaacTATAAGAGTTTTACTGATATTATACACGAAAaaacaatattaaattaataaaaactaaatataatcatgaaattttataatatattataagaaCATTTTCATAAGTATATCCAATATGTATTTATTTAAACATATTTATGATTTAGTggaatttatcaaaatttatcaaagttttgaagaggaaaaagtgaagttataccttgaaaaaattctgcactcaagaggttagtgccatatctctctctccctcttattGTTTCATGCTAAGACATCAAATTCAACTAAGAATTTTGGAAAAAGAAAGCAAAATATGCATGTTATAGCAAcactaaatttcagcagccctaaggtACTATAGGGTTtccatgattcaagtgaattataattgtgCATTGATGTCATTGAATATGGTTTTGATGATTAGAACAATTGAATGTTTGTTGTTTGAGcaaattgaaattgtggagttagagtttggggaaaacctagggtTTACTCATGTGTTGGTAAatgaaagttctaatggtcaaattAGTGAACATTTgcctgtgtatgatgaggaaatgaagtgaattatggctttggaattgaggttgggtgtgcttccttgagtgacctgcagggctagatgtgagtccagcaagtttgggtagttataacttgagttatgtagattcaattggtgtaagaccaattggacatgaaattagacacataatggcacaactttgataaaggaaccctgtccagaaaacgaacttaggataccctaaaaattgaccaaatctgggtaacacacattctacctgagcaaaatgactaaataaactgtgttcattcatttagtcacaactcactgtagaaatgtccaattgacctgaaatttatatcaatggaaagtttagataatttagaacaacttttatgaagaatacaaacttaaattttgaacctaaccaattgaaatttctagcccaagttaggacactaaatctggcagaaccaaattctgtccagaatttctggacaagaccaatccggccagttatggtatttaggccataacttgagctacaaaatttcaaattgagtgatttaaaaaaggaattaaaaaagacacgtaaaggaataactttcatgaagaaagttttgtcaaaatttTACTATAACAAtgactaatgaaataataaacttaaggcataaaatctgaaaattttgaataacataaaataagttttgaaatggtattggcaattaaTACCAACAGatctagaacccaaaatgtggtataattatgtatctataatttgtatatatattatatatggaaaagttaacaaattgagtgaatagtaatgtgtgaatagtaaccccaaaaacataaggaatgataaaagaaattaaagaagccattatgattgataacatataatatgattagtgaattgtgatttttgaatttgagtgaccctaaaacataaaagaatgttttaagtacaatggtgcatgagaaccattgatgagaattgtgatcatatgaattatcaaatgaatgtataaattatggaatttgtcatgaaataatgaagtcataaaacgcaatatattaacatttaatggtactatgtggccatgtattacctagacacgtgtgtcagattgaatagattggcatgccaatagggtattgttttagcagtactgcgaaaggctttatgtctgtattcatggctttatgttcGTACTCATtgttttatgcctgcactcatggcttttatgcccgattatgtgttatcatgactttttagccatactgactgcatacgtggttgacattccgtgtcctatggtatgatggcccaaggcaccgtggtgtctagtgccaacgactcgttatccagtttagtcagcgtgTCATAgattacctgggcagtgtaaattattgaaattatttaagcatattaacaattaaaaacattagaaagtattaaataaaatgtgaaaaagagattagtaatagaaacataacaaaaatataatttgtagaatcgtagagagacttcaaatacaatactcctagaataaaatatatattgaatattattactataAGGCTATAAACTCAATACTTCCAAAAAtgaacgaattagcatataaaatagttaatactagaaatgtcattttaaatcaaattgatacttgaatatttagaatgtttgattctttctttatttgtatatattatttcttgttatattattgcaccactaagcagaaatgcttagcgcgatgg
The Hevea brasiliensis isolate MT/VB/25A 57/8 chromosome 15, ASM3005281v1, whole genome shotgun sequence genome window above contains:
- the LOC110650536 gene encoding thioredoxin H2; the encoded protein is MGGLFSALNGDAAAAGEDSSSADHSAVTTFHSSERWQLHFNSMKELSQLMVVDFAASWCGPCKLIEPQVKALAAKFTDVQFAKIDVDELPDVAQEFGVQAMPTFVLVKKGKEVDRIVGAKKEELEKKIQKHRAT